A genomic window from Triticum urartu cultivar G1812 chromosome 7, Tu2.1, whole genome shotgun sequence includes:
- the LOC125522461 gene encoding uncharacterized protein LOC125522461: MDNTQFAMIEELASLIKDNLYSKHLVLSTEEILVTLLQHSYLDDDDEHDRATTEASRGAAGNTIELQPTSSYNRLLLHRLADIYGFAHESVGEGEDRHLVLQRCPETAIPPVLVSDVLWNYDDGDGPSASLMLARNETDLQKIYEPENVQDAISLESLHLKTDTPVSKPLPQLVPPSAASLKEREAAYRAARERIFSSHEAKGNDTSAAKSRHVPAVAQRMIAHALGKRVEDPTERAALEKIKGKELVNGRTSPTSKEAGKHNSSSPGGGPCRNPSARSRPTPTVSAETLKKEQTGAAKRMFAHALRLPGVEMPNGEARKPK, translated from the exons ATGGACAACACCCAATTCGCCATG ATTGAGGAGCTGGCCTCGCTCATCAAGGACAACCTCTACAGCAAGCACCTCGTCCTCTCCACCGAGGAGATCCTCGTCACCCTCCTACAGCACAGCTACCTCGATGACGACGATGAACACGACCGCGCCACAACTGAAGCAAGTCGCGGGGCAGCTGGGAATACCATAGAGCTCCAGCCCACCAGCTCCTACAATCGCCTCCTTTTGCATCGTCTCGCCGACATATATGG GTTTGCTCACGAATCTGTTGGCGAGGGTGAGGATCGGCATTTGGTTCTCCAGCGCTGCCCTGAGACAGCCAT CCCTCCCGTCCTTGTCAGCGATGTGTTGTGGAATTATGACGACGGTGATGGTCCTTCAGCCTCTCTCATGCTAGCGAGAAATGAGACAG ATCTTCAGAAAATTTATGAGCCAGAAAATGTCCAAGACGCTATTTCTCTTGAAAGCTTGCATCTGAAAACTGATACACCAGTTTCGAAGCCATTGCCGCAGTTGGTGCCACCTTCAGCAGCATCGCTTAAGGAGAGGGAAGCTGCTTATCGGGCTGCTCGTGAGCGAATCTTCTCTTCACATGAAGCCAAGGGAAACGACACATCAGCAGCAAAATCTAGGCATGTTCCTGCTGTTGCTCAACGGATGATCGCACACGCACTTGGTAAGAGAGTTGAAGATCCAACAGAGAGAGCTGCCTTGGAGAAAATCAAAGGGAAGGAACTGGTAAATGGAAGAACTAGTCCCACGAGTAAAGAAGCAGGGAAACACAACTCAAGCTCACCTGGTGGTGGTCCGTGTCGGAACCCATCTGCTCGAAGCCGTCCTACACCTACTGTTAGCGCCGAGACGCTCAAGAAAGAACAGACTGGAGCGGCTAAAAGGATGTTTGCACATGCGTTGCGGCTCCCTGGTGTTGAGATGCCCAATGGCGAGGCCCGAAAACCCAAGTAA
- the LOC125525523 gene encoding uncharacterized protein LOC125525523 produces MSMSKIILLLLLLAPLRMAAASPDCAPGREPGMEASFACSQMWLLKAEQDLCVRIMAWGGVDMSVSHKEEETGYVSLAAWFAVESFEVTRIAARNQLNHNTSLSGEERRAYEGCMKDYALAGRSITRVADEMLPSCRFTGLSGEYNRALNSIVSCMNRLSALARVNTPLYPMVLADQDKAVLAYHLATLIGVV; encoded by the coding sequence ATGAGCATGTCAAAGATcattctcctcctcctcctcctggcacCCCTTCGCATGGCCGCCGCAAGCCCGGATTGTGCCCCCGGCCGGGAGCCGGGCATGGAGGCGTCTTTTGCCTGTAGCCAGATGTGGCTGTTGAAGGCCGAACAAGATCTCTGCGTCCGCATCATGGCCTGGGGCGGCGTCGACATGTCCGTGTCGCACAAGGAGGAGGAAACCGGGTACGTGAGCCTTGCTGCGTGGTTCGCCGTGGAATCCTTTGAAGTCACGCGGATCGCCGCGAGGAACCAGCTCAACCATAACACATCGCTCTCCGGAGAGGAGAGGCGCGCCTACGAGGGGTGCATGAAGGACTACGCGCTAGCGGGCAGATCCATCACCCGCGTCGCCGACGAGATGCTACCCAGCTGCCGCTTCACGGGCCTCAGCGGCGAGTACAACCGTGCGCTAAATAGCATAGTTAGTTGTATGAATCGGCTGTCGGCGCTGGCTCGGGTGAACACGCCGTTGTACCCCATGGTGTTGGCCGACCAGGACAAAGCAGTGCTGGCGTACCATCTTGCTACTTTGATTGGTGTAGTGTGA